From Demequina lutea, a single genomic window includes:
- a CDS encoding MMPL family transporter, with protein MNKRPWLRPVFVVVMIVGWLAVGGVGGQTFGVLSSVQKNENSAFLPASAQSTEAAAIHAKFVPSDSVPGLFVITDASAGADLPAIQSWVDKVVNEPLAGDTAARTVGDILTNTPTAVPSQDGQAVLVVFSVKADLFRATSGGTSVAQIFADTVRSSWASEGLAKPGYLTGAAGIVADLVNAFAGIEGILLLVALVVVLVILLIVYRSPVLPFLVLATAMIALTGAIILVYALAKNGVITLNGQSQGIMFILVVGATTDYALLLVSRYREELLHHESPYIAMAVAWRRSLEPIAASAGTVILGLLVLLLSDLKSNASLGPAGAIGIAAALLAALTLLPALLLMGGKRARGVFWPMRPLYLGDGDDGQSTDAVERRAGVWGKISRTVDARPRIIWVGSVALLAVMATGLLGLKADGLGEKDVFLTQTESIEGFTVLQDHFAAGATSPVQIIVDQNKADGALAAVKAVPGIDAAYLLTPAVVQGAPAGTGSQSPIVVNGQVEIDAVTAKAASTRDAQQVVSTIREALKNQAPEALVGGQAAEALDTRLTTDRDIKVIIPVILLVIFIVLSFLLRALVAPALIVGANILSFAASLGVSSLVFDHVFHFPGMDPATPLLAFVFLVALGVDYSIFLMSRTREESLRYGTRAGVRRSLAVTGGVITSAGLVLAATFAALGVLPLIFLAQIAFIVGFGVLVDTFIVRSLLVPGLIADVDRASWWPWAGAFKD; from the coding sequence ATGAACAAGCGTCCCTGGTTGCGCCCGGTATTTGTCGTCGTGATGATTGTGGGCTGGTTGGCCGTTGGGGGAGTGGGAGGCCAGACCTTCGGGGTCCTTTCCTCGGTTCAGAAGAACGAAAACTCCGCGTTCTTGCCGGCAAGCGCCCAGTCGACGGAAGCGGCCGCGATTCACGCCAAGTTCGTGCCGAGCGACTCCGTCCCAGGGCTCTTCGTCATCACCGACGCCAGCGCGGGCGCGGACCTCCCCGCGATCCAGAGCTGGGTCGACAAGGTGGTGAACGAACCCCTCGCGGGCGACACCGCGGCTCGCACCGTCGGGGACATCCTCACGAACACCCCCACCGCTGTGCCTTCGCAGGACGGGCAAGCGGTGCTCGTGGTGTTTAGCGTCAAGGCCGATCTCTTTCGCGCCACCTCCGGCGGCACGTCCGTGGCCCAGATATTCGCCGACACGGTTCGGTCGTCCTGGGCCTCGGAGGGACTCGCCAAGCCCGGCTATCTCACGGGAGCGGCGGGGATCGTGGCCGACCTCGTCAACGCGTTCGCAGGGATCGAAGGCATCCTGCTCCTGGTCGCGCTCGTCGTGGTGCTGGTCATCTTGTTGATCGTCTATCGCAGCCCCGTGCTGCCCTTCCTGGTGCTTGCCACGGCGATGATCGCCCTCACAGGGGCGATCATCTTGGTGTACGCGCTCGCGAAGAATGGCGTGATCACGCTCAATGGACAGTCCCAAGGAATCATGTTCATCCTCGTGGTGGGCGCGACCACCGACTATGCGCTCCTGTTGGTCTCGCGATATCGCGAAGAACTGCTTCACCACGAGAGCCCCTACATCGCGATGGCGGTCGCATGGCGTCGCTCACTCGAGCCCATTGCGGCGTCGGCCGGAACCGTGATCCTGGGGCTGCTCGTGCTGCTTCTGTCGGACCTCAAGTCGAATGCTTCTCTCGGCCCTGCGGGTGCCATCGGCATCGCGGCCGCTTTGCTCGCGGCGCTCACGCTCTTGCCTGCGCTCCTCCTCATGGGCGGCAAGAGGGCGCGGGGTGTTTTCTGGCCGATGCGCCCCCTTTACCTCGGCGACGGTGACGACGGTCAGTCGACCGACGCCGTCGAGCGCCGTGCTGGAGTGTGGGGCAAGATCTCCCGCACGGTTGACGCCCGTCCGCGCATCATTTGGGTGGGTTCGGTCGCGTTGCTGGCGGTGATGGCCACGGGGCTCCTTGGTCTCAAGGCGGACGGCCTGGGCGAGAAGGACGTGTTCCTCACGCAGACCGAATCCATTGAGGGATTCACGGTCCTCCAGGACCACTTCGCCGCAGGTGCGACGTCGCCGGTGCAGATCATTGTCGACCAGAACAAGGCCGACGGGGCGCTCGCGGCGGTTAAGGCGGTGCCAGGGATTGATGCGGCATACCTGCTCACTCCCGCAGTTGTTCAAGGCGCTCCGGCAGGCACGGGCTCTCAGAGCCCGATCGTGGTGAACGGTCAGGTCGAAATCGACGCGGTGACGGCCAAGGCGGCCTCCACCCGCGACGCTCAACAGGTTGTCTCGACGATTCGAGAAGCCCTCAAGAACCAGGCCCCCGAGGCCCTGGTGGGGGGACAAGCCGCCGAGGCGCTCGACACCCGCTTGACGACCGATCGCGACATCAAGGTGATCATCCCTGTCATTCTCTTGGTGATCTTCATCGTGTTGTCGTTCTTGCTGCGCGCGCTGGTTGCCCCTGCCCTCATTGTCGGGGCGAACATTCTGTCATTCGCGGCCTCGTTGGGGGTTTCGTCCCTGGTATTTGACCATGTGTTCCACTTCCCAGGAATGGATCCCGCGACACCGCTGCTCGCCTTCGTGTTTCTCGTCGCGTTGGGTGTCGATTACTCGATCTTCCTCATGTCTCGCACCCGCGAGGAATCGTTGCGTTACGGCACTCGCGCGGGCGTTCGCAGGTCCCTCGCCGTCACGGGAGGGGTCATCACGTCGGCGGGCCTGGTGTTGGCCGCAACCTTCGCTGCGCTCGGTGTCTTGCCCTTGATCTTCCTCGCCCAAATCGCATTCATCGTGGGCTTTGGAGTGCTCGTCGACACCTTCATCGTGCGATCTCTCTTGGTTCCTGGACTCATCGCCGATGTCGACCGCGCCTCGTGGTGGCCGTGGGCTGGCGCCTTCAAGGACTAG